The window AGCAGAATaagattatatatttattatattattgaatgatgCGCAAGGATAATCAACAAAGGAGATACGTGGGCAATATGTTatgtttatatttgaattaaggAGATGAAGAATCTAAGCACAACTGTAGCCTTAGCCTCTATCCCTAAaacaaagaaactaaaaaacaaacaaaacaaaacactgtatacatagttaaaaataaaaaaacaaaaaacaaatatatatataattaactgaTGTGAGTGGTGATAGATAAAActgattcatttgttttttattttgaaaagaatcaatcatataaatgaattgaattgaattgaatcatATACAATACAATGATTCTGATTCACTTATATgatgcacacacacacacacatatatacacacCAACACACACACTTCAATTCAACTTGAACTACTACCTTACCTACCTTACTACCTTACCTACACTACTCTCAAttggaaaattataacaaatcgaataaaactgtaaataaaaatacattcttattttattttatttcaatttttcacaaccttttcttattttttaatgtcaaatttttcagaataCAACGAATTTAACTACTTTCGTATCATCAACATTGTGATGCCATCATGTCTGTTCAACCGAATTCCATGTTCcgattttcattatattttttttttttgtcttttcttTCCATGATATTTCTTCGCAATTCTTTGGAGTGGGTTGACATTGCCTACTACTGTGATTTTTATTGCTGCGgtcttctaatttttttttattgaatattgtacaataaataatggCTATTGGAGGGGGATATGGTTTAAACCATAATACCCTGAAattcctattaaaaaaataggtaCCAATAGGGTGGAGGGGGTAGGAATTGGAAAAGTTGTTAGGGAATTTAAGATACCATTGGCCCTCAAAACTGAGAATTTCGTTTTTcctatgaaaatgaaaataattagacaaattaatattttctactcatatttattgaaataaaacacaACTATTCATTTCTAAACAATCCACAAAGTTTAATGGCTCTCACTAAAGTAATTTTTACTCTCAGTAACATCCGGTTTCATAGACTTTTGACCAGGTTGCCATCCAGCTGGGCATACTTCCCCAAATTCGTCAGTAAATTGAAATGCTTGCACTAAACGTAAAATTTCATCCACAGAGCGTCCTACGGGCAAATCGTTGATGGTCACTTGTCGTAAATTCTGTTCTCGATCAATGATGAATAACCCACGAAAAGGAACTCCACTATCTTCGTCCAAAACACCATAACTTTTAGCGATTTTCATCGATTTATCCGATAATAACGGTATGTTCATGTCTCCTAAACCGCCCTGCTTACGAGGGGTATTCACCCAAGCAAAGTGCGAAAATTGACTGTCTGTTGATGCAGCTATCAGTTCACATTCAATTTTACGAAAATCGTCAGCACGGTCCGAAAATGCAATGATTTCAGTCGGACAAACAAATGTACTGaaaataaaagcaatttttaatacatttaagtAATGTACATTGCctatactacaaaaaaaatgttatttactcTAGAATATTTAGGTTGATATCGAGAGAAACTACATGATTTCTGGAGTCTCCCAACTAAATCTGAAGATATGGAAAccctatttttatgtttgttttcagTAATTTATGTAGTTTTGACCGAATTGAGTTGGTTAGAaataagaattatataaaaatttaccaaatttggtCTTACCCTAATATAGGCCATAACCGTTTTAAACTGAAAACAGAAGTCCTTAAATAATTTcgtattctagaaaaatttagaaacttTAGCTTTTACTTACAAATCTAacggataaaaaaataatacaacataTTTGCCCTTGAATTGCGATAAACTGATCTCTTCGAATACACCATTTACAACAGCGGTGCCTGAAAACTCTGGAGCAGGCTTTGTTAAATGTGGAACATGCGACATTACCAAGTCCCTCTTAATCACCCAAATTTTGAATATACTTACACCGTCCACCGTACGCACACCTTTATATATCTGCCccaatatttattttggatGAATAATTAAGCATCCACTTTAATGTTAACAAACAAAGCTTTTctatttagtatttaaataatttattttatcaattataaagACAGGGTGCCATCAAACAGTGGCAGTACAAACAGCCGCCAAACATGACTAGAGCCAAAAATTCTTCTtctttcttttaagcaaatttcaatttgattgaatgcatacttcgtttgccatttttttctaataaaactataaaacattttccgaaaatgagttttaatttttgttataatttttagtagagaaaatcgaaaatattaatataattatttattaatatgataacAGAGTCCTTATGGTATAgtggttagcgtatctgaccACGAGTAGATATTCCTCTGGTTCGAAACTAGGAGAGgacctatatttaaaaaaataagttcattaaatctttaagtcaaattttgatttttattttgattttttttttaaatttccatcataacatgtttgcctagtacaaatgatgaaaaaattagtgttttttcgttcaaaaacttcaatttttttttcacatttctactaggagaacatcatgGGCGGACAGAATTAGTAGTACCTGATAGAAAGGTAtttgttgtcacctcgtaagtcagaaagttagtggtctgcacacccgtgtttggtgagtaTGACTTCTGgacagaccaataactttctgccaaaataaaattttagactttcggggtgaaaacacttacttgcTTTTTCTCCctatcaggaactactaattcgtacttatgttctcctagtacaaatgttgaaaaaattgaagattttttcgtacttttttgatgaaaaagtttcaatttgattgaatggaggaaaaaatgattgatttttttcacatttttactaggagaacataatgAACAGGAAGGAATATCCTGGTAGGTAAGTAATTGTTTTAACTTCgaaaatcagaaagttatttattGGTCTGTAAACTTTTGTGGtgagtggaaattaaaaaaaaaaaaaaaaacaattaagttaaaactttattaaattaaaaaaaactcatcaACTTTTCTCCGTTTGGATGCGAACTAGGGTACTGTATATCCGTATTCAGAAGCGCAACCTACTGAGCTATTTGATACATgttttatctattaaaaatttaatacttaaataatttttaaaaacctaccTGTCCTAAACTCATTCTTTTAAATCTTATACACTTCATTCCTTACCTGctaattcaaattttcttcaataattttcaatctgTAAATAAAAAGGGAAAGCGGAGTGGAGGATGCAAATATGTCTAAGTCATCGTATAAGTCTCAGTCATACAGTTAaagaaaaggaaaattaaattaatggaaataaaaaaaaacaattgaaagttaaaaccttattaaattattgaaaacaaaaaaaaactaatgaacttttttaaaaaaaatcttagaacttctgcctggattcgaaccagaGTACTTTGTCTCCGTAGGCAGAACCGCAACCTACTAAGCTATTTGGTAGATATgatatctattaaaaatttaatacttaaataattttgaatcaacCTGTCCTAAACTCATTCTTTTAAATCTTATACACTTCATTCCTTACctgttaattcaaatttataaactttcaaTCTGTAAAGAAAAAGGGGAGTGGAGGATGTATAAGTCTCAGTCatacaattaaagaaaaaaaaaaattaaattaaacacaaaatcCACACAGCTACCTGGCTTGTATATAACGATATATTTAACTTAATACTTATCTTTAAGAGAAtgggtatgattttaaagagtgacgacacatttatgattatttaaattcccacctcCTGACAGAAttgtgatttatgacatatgcaTAAATGACGTTATTTATGacaagagggcgggttatatttaaaatttaaactattaaaaaagtggacaatttttaacatcaggaaaaattcatttaatctaaaagtaaaaatgttagcCCTACCAAGATACGAACCAGTGTATCTTGGTTTCATAACCAAGTGCTATATCCACTCAGCTACTCGCCATATGTTTAACATTATATAATTAAGTTAATACTTActttaactaaattattaattacttaataattttgttctgaaagtaAAAATCcgatcaaaatttggtaaagaacttttccatttgtcttgataagcttaatttactgatatgattttctgctatcaataacagaacaccctgtataaagtAGACTctgacaaagcatctattgtttgaaacggACTATAACCTGGCGGACACAGCACACTATACCACTTTAGGAGTAGACTTCAGTCAAAACTGACAcacaccaattttttttttgtgtacgaCGGACAGAGTTGTTTGAAAGGTTCATggttttttacttaaataggGATAGAAGGTAAAATGAGTGAAGGTGGATAATTTATTTGACAGGATAAGGAAGACAGATGGTGatattattacaagcttttatttagtttcacctgtcccgttttCTGTTTGTAATccaatttgatccacttcccggtttccgattgagctgaaattttgcatgcacgctTAGTTTGGATggcaatgcatggtaaggttgtccCGATTTTACCTATCGCTTCccccatatttgatatatatacatttttttagtcttacaCATACCCGACTaaatgtaaaagcttgaggtgttTAATATCCAGGACGAATAGTCCGGTAaaagtgactcatagataaaattattttctactttttagtacagtgAATGCTTatctcttaaaaagtattttttattaagattttatatGATTTGGTTATTTTGGagttaattaaaagttatttacaaaattaataattataaatttattg is drawn from Chrysoperla carnea chromosome X, inChrCarn1.1, whole genome shotgun sequence and contains these coding sequences:
- the LOC123302275 gene encoding peroxiredoxin 1-like; this translates as MSHVPHLTKPAPEFSGTAVVNGVFEEISLSQFKGKYVVLFFYPLDFTFVCPTEIIAFSDRADDFRKIECELIAASTDSQFSHFAWVNTPRKQGGLGDMNIPLLSDKSMKIAKSYGVLDEDSGVPFRGLFIIDREQNLRQVTINDLPVGRSVDEILRLVQAFQFTDEFGEVCPAGWQPGQKSMKPDVTESKNYFSESH